The following is a genomic window from Methylomarinum vadi.
AAAACGAAACCTTTTAAGGGACAAGTTGATATTGTGGTTTGGTATGTTAGTTGCCCAGCGAGTGAAAACGTTCCATCTCTGTCACATACGAAGAAAATTTTACGAATTTATTATCACAAAACATATGTCTTTTGCGCGCAATTGCAAGGCCTCTCTATTTTTTTCAGATCTTTTTCTATCGGAATATTTATTTAATTTGGCGGGGCTTAATGACTATCAACAGTAGCTTTTATGGATATATATCTCATTTGAAATGGATTAAACGTTGGGAGCTAATGCGTAACGCTCATGAAGAAAACGTAATAGAACATAGTTGGGATGTCTCGGTATTAGCAAACGCTCTGGCGCCAGATTACAGTATTTTGACATCGACATTAACGCTCATAACGGGGGGCGGCTTGGAAGGGCCGATAAACGTGCCCGATACCGGCGGAATGGCTTCGGGATGGCGGTGATGAGCCACTGCAATATGATCGCCTCCTACCAATAATCCGCTGGTGGAGTCAAATCCCCGCCAGCCTGATCCCGGCAAATACACTTCCGACCAGGCGTGGGTAGATGAATGCTGATCCGCATTTGTAAAGGGCTGCAATAAATAGCCGCTGACGAAGCGGCTGGCGAAGCCGAATACTCGGCAGGCTTCGATAAACAAAGTGGCAAGGTCACGGCAGGAGCCGGATCCTAATTCGATGGTTTGCTGGGGCGATTGCACGCCAGGCTCCTCGCGCATTTGGTATTTAAAATTCACGGCAATGGCTTTATTTAATGAATCGAGCAAAATTGGGATTTTTATTAATGCGCCAGGTTGGCAAACGTCTTCCAGCCACTTTTGCAAAATTGGATAATCTCTGGGGAAAGCGGCCAGTTGGTAAGGGATCAGATCGATTTGTTCCCGAGGGTTATAATGAAACGGATAAAGCAGTGCCGATTCATCCACAGCAAATTCCAGCGGTTGTTGTTCATAATGTTGCACCACTACGCCACTTGTGATCTCTAAAGTCCGGCTTGCTTCCAGAAAATCGACAAGGGCAATCGAATTGCTGTAAATATCCCGCTCCCAGCGAATTTTGTAATTAGGGGAAATACGCAATTTCGAAGATTCGATCCGAATGTCGTGGCCTTCACGGGGCCTGACGTGCAGTTTATGGGTAAGAAAACGAACCGGCTCGGTATATTGGTAAAGAGTGGAATGAGTGATTTGTAAGCGCCGCATAACAAACTCAAGTCAATTGCTGAAGAATTACCATTACCCGCCATGTCAG
Proteins encoded in this region:
- a CDS encoding YfbR-like 5'-deoxynucleotidase; the protein is MTINSSFYGYISHLKWIKRWELMRNAHEENVIEHSWDVSVLANALAPDYSILTSTLTLITGGGLEGPINVPDTGGMASGWR
- a CDS encoding transglutaminase family protein, with product MRRLQITHSTLYQYTEPVRFLTHKLHVRPREGHDIRIESSKLRISPNYKIRWERDIYSNSIALVDFLEASRTLEITSGVVVQHYEQQPLEFAVDESALLYPFHYNPREQIDLIPYQLAAFPRDYPILQKWLEDVCQPGALIKIPILLDSLNKAIAVNFKYQMREEPGVQSPQQTIELGSGSCRDLATLFIEACRVFGFASRFVSGYLLQPFTNADQHSSTHAWSEVYLPGSGWRGFDSTSGLLVGGDHIAVAHHRHPEAIPPVSGTFIGPSKPPPVMSVNVDVKIL